Proteins co-encoded in one Campylobacter concisus genomic window:
- the flhA gene encoding flagellar biosynthesis protein FlhA: protein MAKQKNNILTLVAPFLAPIVKFKSLSIVGVIVAILAIIIVPLPSAVLDFFLALSISISVLIILISIYVPKPTDLSTFPTLILIVTLFRLSLNIATTRMILSEGHNGPEAVSEIISSFGNFVVGGNFVIGTIVFCILVLINFMVVTKGSTRVSEVQARFTLDAMPGKQMAIDADLNAGLIDEKTARERRQAIIGEANFYGAMDGSSKFIKGDAVAGIIITIINIIGGFAIGSFQHGLDMATSAQYYTILTIGDGLVSQIPGLITSTATAIIITRASKDDEDFAEGTLNQLLGDYKTLLIVGFILFMFALVPGLPTLSLGFIAVLFLGLGYIIKQAKDGGLNLSLAPKDKTASKKTGAATQSGAGAAASGGAAKAPKKSDEEIAREEETKINDILKLEILELDLGYGLLKLADVDLIERIRAMRRNIASSLGFLMPKIRIRDNLQLPPNEYRFKLKGIVIGQGEIYADKFLAMDSGLVSEDIEGIPTKEPAFGLDALWIDASVKEDAILSGYTIVDPASVISTHMSELIKQNAAELLTRQETQNLLDKLKIDYPVVVEDTLRIAPINLIQKVLKALLKDNIPIKDLLSILESISDIAEVSKNLDMIIEHVRAALSRVITSLYVDEKGQLNFYILDSAAQQKLMDAVQYKDGAYHLMINVAQTSSIVQALRHEKEKRPMSQHGEMVLCVEPSLRKFIANICANFAIDIVVLSFAEISANTPFETVGVIEIENL, encoded by the coding sequence TTGGCAAAGCAAAAAAATAATATCTTAACTCTTGTTGCGCCGTTTCTTGCGCCAATTGTTAAGTTTAAAAGTCTTAGCATCGTTGGTGTCATTGTTGCCATCCTTGCTATCATCATCGTACCGCTTCCAAGCGCGGTGCTTGACTTTTTTCTGGCACTTTCTATTTCTATTTCTGTGCTTATAATTTTAATTTCGATTTATGTGCCAAAACCAACCGATCTTAGTACATTTCCGACACTAATTCTTATCGTTACGCTTTTTCGCCTCTCGCTAAATATCGCAACCACGCGTATGATCTTAAGCGAAGGTCACAACGGCCCAGAAGCGGTCAGCGAGATCATCTCAAGTTTTGGAAATTTCGTAGTTGGCGGCAACTTTGTCATCGGCACCATCGTCTTTTGTATCTTAGTTCTCATAAATTTCATGGTCGTAACAAAGGGCTCAACCCGTGTGAGCGAGGTGCAAGCACGTTTTACACTTGATGCGATGCCAGGTAAGCAAATGGCGATAGATGCGGACCTAAATGCTGGCCTGATTGACGAAAAAACAGCGCGTGAAAGACGTCAAGCTATCATCGGTGAGGCAAATTTCTATGGAGCGATGGATGGTTCGTCTAAATTTATAAAAGGTGACGCCGTCGCTGGCATCATCATCACTATCATTAATATCATCGGTGGCTTTGCTATCGGCTCGTTTCAGCACGGCCTTGATATGGCGACATCGGCTCAGTACTATACGATCCTAACTATCGGTGATGGCCTTGTTAGCCAGATCCCAGGGCTTATCACATCAACAGCAACCGCTATCATCATCACAAGGGCTAGCAAGGACGACGAGGACTTTGCAGAAGGCACACTAAATCAGCTCTTAGGGGATTATAAAACCTTGCTAATAGTTGGCTTTATACTATTTATGTTTGCCCTTGTGCCTGGGCTTCCGACTCTTTCTCTTGGCTTTATTGCAGTGCTATTTTTGGGACTTGGCTACATCATCAAGCAGGCCAAAGATGGAGGGCTAAATTTAAGCCTTGCACCAAAAGACAAAACAGCTTCTAAAAAAACTGGAGCCGCTACGCAAAGCGGAGCAGGTGCAGCTGCTAGTGGTGGGGCTGCTAAGGCGCCAAAGAAGAGCGACGAAGAGATCGCAAGAGAAGAAGAGACGAAGATAAATGATATCTTGAAGCTTGAAATTTTAGAGCTTGATCTAGGATATGGCCTACTAAAGCTAGCTGATGTGGATCTCATTGAGAGGATTCGTGCTATGAGGCGAAATATCGCTTCAAGTCTTGGCTTTTTGATGCCAAAGATAAGGATCCGCGACAACCTTCAACTACCGCCAAACGAATACCGCTTTAAGCTAAAAGGCATCGTGATCGGTCAGGGTGAAATTTATGCGGATAAATTTCTAGCGATGGATAGTGGACTAGTTAGCGAAGATATCGAGGGGATTCCGACAAAAGAGCCAGCTTTTGGGCTAGACGCTCTTTGGATCGATGCTAGCGTTAAAGAGGATGCCATACTTAGCGGCTACACGATAGTTGATCCTGCAAGCGTCATCTCAACGCATATGAGCGAGCTTATCAAGCAAAATGCGGCTGAGCTTCTAACTCGCCAAGAGACGCAAAATTTATTAGACAAACTAAAGATCGACTACCCAGTTGTGGTCGAGGATACGCTAAGGATCGCACCTATAAATTTGATCCAAAAGGTTTTAAAAGCGCTGCTTAAAGACAATATCCCGATCAAAGATCTGCTTAGCATACTTGAATCAATTAGCGATATCGCTGAGGTTAGCAAAAACCTAGATATGATCATCGAGCACGTGCGTGCAGCGCTCTCACGTGTCATCACCTCGCTTTATGTCGATGAGAAAGGCCAGCTAAATTTTTACATTTTAGATAGTGCTGCGCAGCAAAAGCTTATGGACGCGGTGCAGTATAAAGATGGTGCGTATCATCTTATGATAAATGTGGCTCAAACTTCATCGATCGTTCAGGCTCTAAGGCATGAAAAAGAGAAACGTCCGATGAGTCAGCATGGCGAAATGGTGCTTTGCGTGGAGCCAAGTCTAAGAAAATTTATAGCAAATATCTGTGCAAATTTTGCCATCGACATCGTGGTGCTAAGCTTTGCTGAGATCTCGGCAAATACGCCATTTGAAACGGTTGGCGTCATAGAAATAGAAAATTTATAA
- a CDS encoding M28 family peptidase — translation MSNSEILKKFETLAAIPHCSYETDKMRDFLASYAKDKGCEVAVDSFGNIHAFKGKPKICLQSHYDMVCMGDAPKIEIVYGDDGYMRAKNSSLGADNGIGVAIMMQMISEFDDIECLFTNNEEVGMIGATGFNGELKADKLLNLDSEEDDRVTIGCAGGVNLFATISLNSKKTKESTLYEVKVSGLPGGHSGNEIHKNIPNAIKVLAAFVTKNGCKLVKFEGGERSNSIPSGATALVLSDKELKSECENLSVKKLGTGEEILENGEKILALINSFSQGVRAYNCELGIPQDSVNLSLAKIKDDGTLEVEFFARSMSKDGLNRMEFEISELAKALGFSVIAKDRNPAWKPINDKFANDILEELKIYKPNARITAVHAGLECGVLLEKKAGLSACSIGPNIHSPHSTRECCEIESALFIEKVVRGIVKKYNS, via the coding sequence ATGTCAAATAGTGAAATTTTAAAGAAATTTGAGACACTTGCTGCGATACCACACTGCAGTTATGAGACTGATAAGATGCGTGATTTTCTAGCTAGCTATGCAAAAGATAAGGGCTGTGAGGTCGCAGTCGATAGCTTTGGCAACATTCATGCGTTTAAAGGCAAACCAAAAATTTGCTTGCAAAGCCACTACGATATGGTCTGCATGGGCGATGCTCCAAAGATCGAGATAGTTTACGGCGATGATGGCTACATGAGAGCCAAAAACTCATCTCTTGGCGCAGATAATGGTATCGGCGTGGCTATCATGATGCAGATGATAAGCGAATTTGATGACATTGAGTGCCTCTTTACAAACAACGAAGAAGTCGGCATGATTGGGGCCACTGGCTTTAATGGCGAGTTAAAAGCAGATAAGCTTTTAAATTTAGATAGCGAAGAGGACGATAGAGTCACTATCGGCTGTGCTGGCGGTGTAAATTTATTTGCCACTATCTCGCTTAATAGCAAAAAAACAAAGGAGAGCACGCTTTATGAAGTAAAAGTAAGCGGTCTACCTGGCGGACACTCTGGCAACGAGATACATAAAAATATCCCAAATGCGATCAAGGTTTTGGCGGCATTTGTGACTAAAAATGGCTGTAAGCTTGTCAAATTTGAAGGTGGTGAGCGAAGCAACTCTATCCCAAGTGGCGCAACTGCACTAGTTTTAAGCGATAAAGAGCTAAAGAGTGAGTGTGAAAATTTAAGCGTGAAAAAGCTTGGCACTGGTGAAGAAATTTTAGAAAATGGCGAGAAAATTTTAGCACTAATCAATTCATTTTCACAAGGTGTAAGAGCCTATAACTGCGAGCTAGGCATACCACAAGATAGCGTAAACCTCTCACTTGCAAAAATCAAAGATGATGGCACGCTTGAAGTGGAGTTTTTTGCTAGGTCAATGAGCAAAGACGGGCTAAACAGGATGGAATTTGAAATTTCTGAGCTTGCAAAAGCGCTTGGCTTTAGCGTCATTGCGAAAGATAGAAACCCTGCTTGGAAGCCTATAAATGATAAATTTGCAAACGATATCCTAGAAGAGCTAAAAATTTATAAGCCAAATGCAAGGATAACAGCCGTTCACGCTGGTTTAGAGTGCGGCGTGCTTTTGGAGAAAAAAGCGGGTCTTAGCGCTTGCTCGATAGGACCAAACATCCACTCACCTCACTCAACAAGAGAATGCTGCGAGATTGAATCTGCACTTTTTATAGAAAAAGTAGTTCGCGGTATCGTTAAAAAATACAACTCATAA
- a CDS encoding DHH family phosphoesterase: protein MKFYHLSHTDLDGYGAQYITNFYFKDVKFLNSNYGREIDDKFAQILAEIDASNDDKNVILITDLNLTIAQCESFTEMIEGKNIKLFLLDHHQSGAECASAYSWYFLDSSRCATKITYDFFAGIFGKNKELEIFSDVVNAVDIWLKDDKNFEMGKVCLGLVANAKEINKVMFEAENNLYMDHILKEASKFFNEKNDYIGLDMQVHAIKKSFFKEDKDDTLSNLISNYVVKKLSENKEKFSINYKDHKGILTYNIGNVSVIGNDFLVANPEFDFFIDVTNKKTLSFRANGKLDVSAMAKHLVGGGGHVNASGGLFANFKDGFSYEPIKAQIVDLITKKTQEEI, encoded by the coding sequence ATGAAATTTTATCACCTCTCGCACACCGATCTTGACGGATACGGCGCGCAATACATAACAAATTTTTACTTCAAAGATGTGAAATTTCTAAACTCAAACTACGGCAGAGAGATAGATGATAAATTTGCTCAAATTTTAGCTGAGATAGATGCCTCAAATGACGATAAAAACGTCATCTTGATCACTGATCTAAATTTAACTATAGCTCAGTGCGAGAGCTTTACTGAGATGATAGAGGGTAAAAATATAAAGTTATTTTTGCTAGATCATCATCAAAGCGGTGCCGAGTGTGCGAGCGCTTACTCATGGTATTTTTTGGATAGTTCAAGGTGCGCCACAAAGATCACTTACGACTTTTTTGCGGGCATTTTTGGCAAAAACAAAGAGCTTGAAATTTTTAGTGACGTCGTAAATGCCGTGGATATCTGGCTAAAAGATGATAAAAATTTCGAGATGGGAAAGGTCTGCTTGGGGCTTGTGGCAAATGCTAAAGAGATAAATAAAGTGATGTTTGAAGCTGAAAATAACCTCTATATGGATCACATCCTAAAAGAAGCAAGCAAATTTTTTAACGAGAAAAACGACTATATCGGCCTTGATATGCAGGTGCATGCTATTAAGAAGTCATTTTTCAAAGAGGATAAAGACGATACGCTAAGCAATCTAATTTCAAACTATGTCGTAAAAAAACTTAGTGAAAATAAAGAGAAATTTAGCATAAACTATAAAGATCATAAAGGAATTTTAACCTACAATATCGGCAATGTTTCGGTTATCGGCAACGACTTTTTAGTGGCAAATCCTGAATTTGACTTCTTTATCGACGTGACAAATAAAAAAACGCTAAGTTTTCGCGCAAATGGCAAGCTTGATGTTAGCGCCATGGCAAAACACCTAGTTGGCGGTGGCGGACACGTGAATGCAAGCGGCGGACTATTTGCAAATTTCAAAGATGGCTTTAGCTATGAGCCGATCAAGGCGCAGATAGTTGATCTAATAACTAAAAAAACACAGGAGGAGATATGA
- a CDS encoding transglutaminase-like domain-containing protein: MQRRDFFKFSSFLGAASLLPSVTLASDEPANPVVRNFDVNFKHFLLEKGKSSRIWLPLPLSTTYQQLTQDYVINTTAKNVYISDTLIPTMYADFEENEPRPILNVQFKIQTTERNTDFSKVNYDPNEKVDPAVLEFLKPTSHIPTDGVVRAKALEIVGNLKGDLERAKAIYTWVANTMQRDNSILGCGTGDVKAILESGKLVGKCTDINSVFVGLCRSVGIPAREIFGIRVGQSRFSDQMGSAKDGVAKISGGQHCRAEFYLKGYGWIPVDPADVTKVRLGEKLTNDDAKIKAVRDYCFGNWEMCWIGFNYGRDFILKPTPEQTPLNNFGYPYAEVDGNTQNYYSPKEFSYDYVSTELK; this comes from the coding sequence ATGCAAAGAAGAGATTTTTTTAAATTCAGTAGTTTTTTAGGTGCAGCAAGTCTGCTTCCAAGTGTCACTCTAGCTAGCGATGAACCAGCAAATCCAGTAGTTAGAAATTTCGATGTAAATTTCAAACATTTCTTACTTGAAAAGGGCAAAAGCTCAAGAATTTGGTTGCCACTTCCACTAAGCACCACTTATCAGCAACTAACTCAAGACTACGTCATAAACACAACCGCTAAAAACGTCTATATTTCAGATACGCTAATACCTACAATGTATGCTGATTTTGAAGAAAATGAGCCAAGACCTATCTTAAATGTGCAGTTTAAAATCCAAACAACAGAGCGTAACACTGACTTTAGCAAGGTAAATTACGATCCAAACGAGAAGGTCGACCCTGCAGTTTTAGAGTTTTTAAAACCAACTTCACACATCCCAACTGACGGCGTCGTAAGAGCAAAAGCGCTAGAGATAGTTGGAAATTTAAAGGGCGATTTAGAGCGCGCAAAAGCGATCTATACGTGGGTTGCAAACACTATGCAGCGTGATAACAGCATCCTAGGATGTGGCACAGGCGACGTTAAAGCCATCCTAGAAAGTGGAAAACTAGTTGGCAAATGCACCGACATAAACTCAGTTTTCGTGGGACTTTGCAGATCAGTTGGCATTCCAGCAAGAGAAATTTTTGGTATCAGAGTTGGTCAGTCTAGATTTTCAGATCAAATGGGTAGCGCAAAAGATGGCGTAGCTAAAATTTCAGGCGGACAGCACTGCAGGGCCGAGTTTTACCTAAAAGGCTATGGTTGGATACCGGTTGACCCAGCAGATGTCACAAAGGTAAGACTGGGCGAGAAGCTAACAAATGACGATGCTAAGATCAAAGCTGTGAGAGATTACTGCTTTGGCAACTGGGAGATGTGCTGGATAGGCTTTAACTACGGCCGCGACTTTATCTTAAAGCCAACTCCAGAGCAAACTCCACTAAACAACTTCGGCTATCCATACGCTGAGGTTGATGGCAACACACAAAACTACTATTCGCCAAAAGAATTTAGCTACGACTACGTCTCAACAGAGCTAAAATGA
- a CDS encoding aspartate carbamoyltransferase catalytic subunit, which yields MGYKHKDLIGTRELSKEEILYFLEAAKEFKELNLSQVKKNDYLRGKTTINAFYENSTRTRTSFEIAAKRLGADTINFSSSSSSVTKGESLNDTMNNMAAMRTDIIVLRHPSSGAAKFAADRTEASVVNAGDGTNEHPSQALLDLFTLREHGKILDKNLNVAIIGDIARSRVARSDIWAMKKFGINLKLFAPKMMMPKDAEVFESKICKNMEEACEGSDVIIMLRIQLERGGADVAFPSSREYSKFFGLNKNRIKLAKPDAIVLHPGPINRGVELNSDVADGTHSVILNQVENGVAIRMAILNTLAKNRG from the coding sequence ATGGGCTACAAACATAAAGATTTGATAGGAACTAGAGAGCTTAGCAAGGAAGAAATTTTATATTTTTTAGAGGCGGCGAAAGAGTTTAAGGAGCTAAATTTAAGCCAAGTGAAAAAAAATGACTATCTTCGTGGAAAGACCACGATCAACGCATTTTATGAAAACTCGACAAGAACTAGAACATCCTTTGAGATCGCAGCAAAGAGGCTTGGGGCTGATACGATAAATTTCAGCTCATCAAGCTCTAGCGTGACAAAGGGCGAGAGCCTAAATGACACTATGAATAACATGGCTGCTATGAGAACTGATATCATCGTGCTTCGTCACCCAAGCTCTGGAGCGGCGAAATTTGCAGCTGATAGGACAGAGGCTAGCGTCGTAAATGCAGGGGACGGCACAAATGAGCACCCAAGCCAAGCTCTGCTTGATCTTTTCACGCTAAGAGAGCATGGTAAAATTTTGGATAAAAACCTAAATGTAGCTATCATCGGCGACATCGCAAGAAGCCGCGTGGCAAGGTCTGACATCTGGGCGATGAAGAAATTTGGCATAAATTTAAAGCTCTTTGCACCAAAGATGATGATGCCAAAAGATGCTGAGGTCTTTGAGTCTAAAATTTGCAAAAATATGGAGGAGGCTTGCGAGGGCAGCGACGTCATCATCATGCTTCGCATCCAACTAGAGCGTGGCGGTGCTGACGTGGCATTTCCAAGCTCGAGGGAGTACTCGAAATTTTTTGGACTAAATAAAAATAGAATAAAACTAGCCAAACCTGATGCGATCGTGTTGCACCCAGGACCGATAAATAGGGGCGTGGAGTTAAATTCAGACGTGGCTGATGGCACACACTCAGTCATACTAAATCAAGTTGAAAACGGCGTTGCTATAAGAATGGCGATACTAAATACGCTTGCAAAAAATAGGGGCTAA
- a CDS encoding heavy-metal-associated domain-containing protein has protein sequence MRKILVLTLLALSCYADKKIEISVPSMHCPLCTAIVRKAALSVEGVKKADVSLKERKAVVTADDKVDEKELLKAVDATGYKGEIK, from the coding sequence ATGCGTAAAATTTTAGTTTTAACCCTTCTTGCACTTAGTTGCTATGCTGATAAAAAGATAGAAATTTCAGTACCTAGCATGCACTGTCCGCTTTGCACAGCGATTGTTAGAAAGGCTGCTCTTAGCGTTGAGGGCGTAAAAAAGGCAGATGTATCGCTAAAAGAGCGAAAAGCTGTCGTTACAGCAGATGACAAGGTCGATGAAAAAGAGCTTTTAAAAGCAGTCGATGCGACTGGCTACAAGGGCGAGATAAAATAA
- a CDS encoding dihydroorotase, translating into MKIAIINGTIVNSDEKFKANILIENGKIAKIGSEKFEADKVIDATNKLVMPGLIDMHVHFRDPGQEYKDDIISGSQAAVAGGVTTCLCMANTNPVNDNASITRAMIEKAKNCGLIDLLPIAAISKGLGGNEIVEMGDLIDAGAVAFSDDGLPVTSSSVMRAALEYSSMFGSFCISHSEDCSLCRQGVMHEGKVSAILGLRGMAREKEEIAVSRDMLLAKLTKAHIHIAHVSSEYSLKIIEMGKKEGINITCEATPHHFSFSDDEILKNAYDTNFKMSPPLREISDVKAVREALKSGLIDVIATDHAPHHTDEKIVEFDKAPFGIIGLQTLVPLTLKLVNESVISLERMVELTSTNAAKILNLKDKGRLAEGMLADIAVIDPEIEYVYDEKINRSKSINSPLFGKKLKGAATTTIKSGKIVYEFGK; encoded by the coding sequence ATGAAAATAGCAATAATTAACGGCACTATCGTAAATAGCGACGAGAAATTTAAGGCAAATATCCTAATAGAAAACGGCAAAATAGCCAAAATCGGAAGTGAGAAATTTGAGGCTGATAAGGTCATCGATGCTACAAATAAGCTCGTTATGCCAGGACTTATCGATATGCACGTGCATTTTCGCGATCCTGGCCAAGAGTATAAAGATGACATCATCTCAGGCTCACAAGCAGCCGTGGCTGGAGGAGTGACCACCTGCCTTTGCATGGCTAACACAAACCCAGTAAATGACAACGCTTCAATCACAAGAGCGATGATAGAAAAGGCTAAAAACTGCGGACTGATCGATCTTTTACCAATCGCAGCCATTAGCAAAGGGCTTGGTGGCAACGAGATCGTTGAAATGGGCGATCTTATAGATGCTGGCGCAGTTGCATTTAGTGACGATGGCCTACCAGTGACTAGCTCAAGCGTTATGAGGGCGGCACTTGAGTATTCAAGCATGTTTGGTAGCTTTTGTATAAGCCACTCAGAGGACTGCTCGCTTTGCAGGCAGGGCGTCATGCACGAGGGTAAGGTCTCAGCCATACTTGGACTTCGTGGCATGGCAAGAGAGAAAGAGGAGATCGCAGTGAGCCGTGACATGCTTCTTGCAAAGCTCACCAAAGCGCACATCCACATCGCTCACGTAAGCTCGGAGTACTCGCTAAAGATCATCGAAATGGGCAAAAAAGAGGGTATAAACATCACTTGCGAGGCGACACCTCACCACTTTAGCTTTAGCGACGATGAAATTTTGAAAAATGCCTACGATACAAATTTCAAAATGTCGCCGCCACTTCGTGAGATAAGCGACGTAAAAGCCGTGAGAGAGGCACTAAAAAGCGGTCTTATAGACGTTATCGCCACCGATCATGCCCCGCACCACACAGACGAAAAGATAGTGGAATTTGACAAGGCGCCATTTGGTATCATCGGACTTCAAACCCTTGTGCCACTCACTCTAAAGCTCGTAAATGAGAGCGTTATAAGTTTAGAGCGCATGGTGGAGCTAACCTCTACAAACGCAGCTAAGATACTAAATTTAAAAGATAAAGGCAGACTTGCAGAGGGCATGCTAGCTGACATCGCGGTGATAGACCCTGAGATCGAGTATGTTTATGATGAAAAGATAAACCGCTCAAAATCGATAAATTCTCCGCTTTTTGGTAAAAAGCTAAAAGGCGCAGCGACTACCACGATAAAAAGTGGTAAGATCGTTTATGAGTTTGGGAAATAA
- a CDS encoding tetratricopeptide repeat protein, which yields MKKILVLAAALFALNAMANENLDKANELYAKKNFNEAYLYFNKACGEGEKKACTMNAIMLFNGDGVAKDRVQAEKIFTKMCDENEGMACEKLGEMIAYGLVKDKDANEAKNEEKAKALFKKACDNGYQPACDFVTK from the coding sequence ATGAAGAAAATTTTAGTTTTAGCGGCGGCGCTTTTTGCGTTAAATGCTATGGCAAATGAAAATTTAGACAAGGCAAACGAGCTTTATGCAAAGAAAAATTTCAATGAAGCTTATCTTTATTTTAATAAGGCTTGTGGAGAGGGCGAGAAAAAAGCTTGCACGATGAATGCGATCATGCTATTTAACGGAGACGGCGTAGCAAAAGATAGAGTTCAGGCTGAGAAAATTTTTACAAAAATGTGTGACGAAAATGAGGGCATGGCGTGCGAAAAACTAGGCGAAATGATCGCTTATGGCCTTGTAAAAGATAAAGACGCAAACGAAGCAAAGAACGAAGAAAAAGCAAAGGCTTTATTTAAAAAAGCTTGTGATAACGGCTACCAACCAGCTTGCGACTTTGTGACAAAATAA